In the genome of Arthrobacter alpinus, the window TATTCCCCATAGGCGATGTCCTTGGTCCACGGGGTTCCCAGGGCCACGGTTTGCAGCCTGTACGTGGCGATCGATTCTTCATCCGGGGTGGGCATGGTGCGAAGGATGCCCACCTTGCCTTCGATCATGATCGTGGCAGCGGCCATGCCGGTCAGAAGAGAGATCTGGGCATTCCATTCCTCGATGGGCAGGTTGGGGCGGAAACTCAGGACGTAGCGGCCGTCGACGAATTCCACTTCCTGGCCCGGCACGTTCAGGCTGGCGCCGCCCCGGGCTCGTTCCAGGGCGATGCGCTTCGTCCCAATCTCGGCCAACAGTGCCAAGGTGTCGGCGAAAGCGGCGGGCGCAGTCCCGGCGTCGTACATTTCCTGGGCTTGTTCGTAGCCAAGCTTGGCAACACTTTTCACTGTGGCGCGGCGGACCGTGGCGGTGGTCTGTGAACCGTCAGCGGCAAGATGGATCTGCCAGACGTAGGCCGAGCGGGGATCGTTGGCGAAGAGGCTGGCGGCGCCCTCACTCATTGGAGCGGGGTGGAGGGGAATGCGTTGGCCAGGCGTGTAGATGGTTTGGCCACGTCGACGGGTCTCGGCATCGAGCGGACCACCGGCGGGGACAAAGGAGGGGACATCGGCGATGGCGTAGTGGACAATGTAGCCGTCGTCGTTGCGCTCCAGATACATGGCCTGGTCGAGGTCCTGCGAGGTGGGCGGATCGATCGTGATGAAGGGCAGCGCCGTGAGATCGGGTGCGGGCAGCTGATGGGCCGCAATGACCCGGTCAACCTCCGCCAAGACGTCAGGGGAGAACTCGCCGGGCAACTTGAACTCCTCGCTCAGGGCGGCAAGGGCTTGGGCAAGGGACTGTTCTGCGGCGCTGCTTCTGACGCCAATGTGAGAGTACGGCACCGTTTCAGCGTAAACGAATCCTGCCCGGGAACAAGGGCGGCGCGGCACGGACTATTCTGGGGGTATGAGTATTTCAGCTTCCGACGCCGATGATTCCGTTTCCGCAGGGGAATTGAGCGCCCGCTACGACAACTTTGTGGTGGATCTGCTCGGCAGCATCGCTTACGGGGAGCTTTCCGCGTTTGAGCGTTTGGCAACCGACGCGCGCCACTCGCCGTCGCTGGCCGACAGGGCGGTGCTGGGAAAAATGGCCGTGGCGGAGTATGGCCATTACGAATCCATGTGTGCACGGCTCAACGCCATGGGCATGGATCCGGAACTGGCCATGGCACCCTACCAGCGCATGGTTGATGCCTTCCACGAGCGGACCCGCCCCGCTGATTGGCACGAATCGCTCATGAAGGCCTATGTGGTTGAGACGATCACTGAAGAGTTTTACGCTGCAATTGCCGAGCACCTGGATGAGCCCACCCGTGAGGCAATTGCCCAGGTCCGCACAAGTGACGAGCAGATTGAGGTGTTGACCTCGCTGCTGAGAACCATGCTGGCCGAGGACCCGCGGCTGTCCTCGCGCTTGGCGTTGTGGGGGCGGCGCATGGTGGGGAGGCCCTGACCCAGGTGCAGCGTATCGGTGCCAAGCACAGCTTCCTCGTGGGGCTGCGCCCGGACGCCACACATGAGCAGGCTGCGGCAGAGGTATCGGCCATCCTGAGTGCGCTCACGCGAAACCACTCCAAGCGCATGAGCAAGCTGGGGCTGACGGCTTAGGCCCGACGTTTGTGCCGAAAACGGTGTCAACTCGCCAAACGCCCCACAAGATACGCCGTTCTGACGGGTTTGCCCCGTTTTCGCGGCGGGCCGCGACTACCGGCTACCGTGAGCCGTTGCGCACGTCGTTGAGGATGCGGGCCACCGTTTCGGCCAGCGACTCCTCCGCCGTGATCGGCCGCTCCTCGATTCCCGTCAATGGGTCCCAGCCGTGGTACCAGCCACGCATGGCCTTCTCGCCGAAATCGGCCTGCTTGTGGGCGCGGGTGGCATGCCGGCGAAGCGTTTCCTCGAGCGTGAGGTCATATGCGTAAAAGTGGCTGGCGCCGGCGTGGTTTTCTTGCAGCCTGCGGAAAGAGCCGCTGTATTTACTGGCGTTGAACATGCCATCGGCAATCACGCTCCTGCCGTGGTTCAGGGCCAGGGCAGCGGATTGTTCGATCAGCTCAACCGTCAGCGCCGAATAATTTCCACTTTCCCCCAGGACGGTGCGGCGGAAATAATCCTGCTCTATCCACACACCGGACAACTCCTGTTGCAGGGCGCGGGCAACAGAGCTCTTCCCGGAGCCGGAATTGCCACGCACCACAATGAGCAGGGACATGCTTCCATCCAAGCACGTGTGGCCCCGCAGGCGCACCTGGGTGCATTACGGGGCCACATGCCAGTTAGCGAACGGTGTTGCAGGGATCAGGCTGGAATCACTGCTACGGCGTCAATCTCCACGAGGAAGTCACCCAGAAATGAGCCCACCGTGGTTCGCGCCGGGTAGGGTGCCTGAACAAATTCCTCGTAGGCGGCGTTGAATCCGGCAAAATCTCGTGCCGGATCCTGGAGGTGAACGGTTGCCTTGACCACGTGCGAGAAGTCCAAACCGTGAGCGGCGAGCACGGCCGCCAGGTTTTCCATGGCGGCCCGTGTCTGCTCGCCAATCGTTTCCCCAGGGTCTCATCCGTGACGGGGTGGTGCGGTGTTTGGCCCGCGGTGTAGAGGAAACCGTTGGCGGCGATGGCCTGGGAGTATGGGCCTGCCGGAACCGGCGCCTTGTCAGTGATGATTTGTGTGCGGAGCATGGGGTTTTCCTTGATGTTCGACGGCGGTCGGGTGCGGCCGCGCTGTTGGGTGCGTCTGCCGGTGGTGGCAGGGAAGCGGATTACAAAACCTTGGAGAGGAATGCCTTGGTGCGCGCGTGCTTGGGTGAGCCAAGAACTTCTTCGGGCGGCCCGCTCTCCACCACCACGCCCATGTCCATGAAGATGACCTGGTCGGCCACCTGCCGGGCGAAGGCGAGCTCGTGGGTGACAACCACCATGGTCATGCCCTCTGCCGCGAGGTCCTTCATGACCTCCAGGACCTCTCCGACGTTCTCGGGGTCAAGGGCAGAGGTGGGCTCGTCAAAGAGCATGAGCTTGGGCTTCATGGCCAGGGCCCGGGCAATGGCGATGCGCTGCTGCTGGCCGCCGGAGAGGTCCTGCGGGTAGGAATGCCCCCGGTCGCCCAAGCCAACCCGGTCCAGCAGGACCTGGGCCTCGGTGATGACTTCCTTCTTGGGCCGGCCCAGGACGTGAACGGGAGCCTCGATGATGTTTTCCATGACCGTCATGTGCGGGAACAGATTGAAGCGCTGGAACACCATGCCCGCGGTCAGGCGGGACTTGGCGGTCTGGCTTTCCTTCTTTTCGTACAGGCGGCCGTTGCGTTCGGTGTAACCAACCAGCTGCTGATCCACGTAGAGACGGCCGGCGTCGATCTTCTCCAGGTGGTTGATGCAGCGCAGGAATGTGGTTTTGCCGGAGCCGGACGGGCCGATCAGGCAGGTCACCGTGCCTTGTTCAATTTTCAGGTCGATGCCCTTGAGGATTTCAATGGCCGCGAAGTTCTTGCGAACTCCCTGGGCCTCCACCATTGCTGTGCTCATGATGCTTTCCTTCTCTTGGGCCGGCGAACCAGGCGGGTTGCTGTGTCAAAGCCGCGACCGTAGCGCCGCTCAAGCTTGTTTTGGAAGTAGCTCAGTACGGTGGTCATGAGCAGGTACCAGAGGCTGGCCACAATGAGCAGCGGGATGGTCTGGTAGTTGAACGAGTAGATGATCTGGGCCGAGTACAGCAGGTCGGAGATGGCCAGGACGCTGACCAGGGAGGTGCCCTTGAGCATGGAGATGACCTGGTTGCCCGTGGGCGGCAGAACCACGCGCATGGCCTGCGGCAGGACAACACGCAGCATCAGCTTGCTGCGGTTCATGCCCAAGGCGCGGGCGGCGTCGTACTGGCCCTTGTCTACAGAGCTGATGCCGCTGCGGATGATCTCAGCCATGTAGGCGGCCTCGTTCAAAGCCAGGCCCAACAGGGCCGCACCGAGCGGGGAGATCAGGACGTTGGCCGAGCCGATGACCACGGAAGGTCCACCGAACGGCAAGCCCAACGCAATCACCGGGTACAGGGCTGCAACGTTGTACCAAAAAATCAACTGGACCAACAGGGGAGTGCCGCGGAAGAACCAGATGTAGGCACGGCTGAGCGTCCTCAGAATGGGGTTGCTGGACAGGCGCATGATCGCGAGCACCGTGCCGAGCAGGATGCCCACCGTCATGGAGACCACCGTCAGCATCAGCGTCAGCCCGGCGCCGCTCATGATCTCCGGGGAGAACAGGTAAGAGACGACGACGTCCCAGTGGTAGCGCTCATTGGTGGATACATCCAGGGCCGCGCTCGCGGCAACGAGGATCAGGACAATGGCGAGGGCGTTGCGGATGGGGTGGCGCAGGGGCACCACCGGGACAGAACCACCCGTTGCTGCTGGGGAACGTGGTGCGAATCAGTGGATGAAAGCGTTGGTTGTTGCTGCATGGTGTTCACCTCCTATGGGGTGGAATCTATTGGGCGAAATTGACGCGGGGATCGGCGATGGCACTGCCATCCAGGCCGTACTTCTTCAGAACTAACTGGTAGGAATCGCTTTTGACGATGTCCACCATGGCGGTGGAGACCGCCTTGACCAACCCGGACTCGATGGGCAGGCCAACCCCGACCGGGGTGAAGTCGTATTGGGAGGAAATCTCGATGGCCGGGTTGGCCTTGGCGGCAAAGTCCAGGATGGGGGAGTCGGCCAGCACCGCGTCCAGGCGGCCGCTTGTCAGGGCGGAAATGGCCTGCCGGGTGTCTTGGAATTCGCTGTCCTGAATTGGCTCCTTGCCCTCCGCCAGGCATTTCTCGTTGGCGGCAGGCACGTTGGCGGTGAGCTGGTAGGAGCCGATCAACAGCCCCACCTTCTTCCCGCACAGGGCTGCTTCCTCCGTGATGGCCCCTGGGTTGCCAACGGGCACAGCAATCGAGTTGCCCATCTGCAGATAATCCACAAAGTCCAGAACCTTCATCCTGTTTTCGGTGGGTGTCATCGAGGCAACCGTCATGTCATAGCGGCCGGCTGCCATGCCGGGAATGATCGAATCAAAGTTGGTGACCTTGATGTCAACCTTTACCCCCAGGGCCTGGCCGATCAGCCGGGCGATGTCCGGGTTGCTGCCCGTCATCTCACGGGTGCCCTCCTTGTAAAACTGGGTGGGCGGTTCGTTGGTGGGGATGGCCACCGTGAGCACTTTGGCTGCCTTGATGGAATCCGGCAGTTGCGCCGCGGCGGCTTCATTGAATGCCATGGCGGGAATGTCTGTGCCCAGTTCCGCGATGCCGTCGCTGGCCGTCGAACTTCCACACGCTGTCAGGGAGAGCAGCAGGGCTGAGGAAAGTACGACGGCGGCTGCCTTGCGGACTGCGATTGGCGTGCCCATCAGGGGGTTCCCATGTCGGCCAGGGACAATTCCGGTTCCGGGGCGGCGGCAACCTGGTTTGATTCAGCGGGGCCGGGGACAAACAATTCTCTGCGGTGGCGGATGAGCTCGCGTCCGCCTTCCTTCAGCTCTGCCACGCTGGTGACACCCAGCAGGGCCATGGTTCGGTGCATTTCAGCCTTGAACAGCTTAAGTACATGGGCAACTCCTGCCTCGCCGGCGGCCGCGAGCCCGTACAAATAGGGGCGGCCAATGGCGCATGAATCGGCACCCAGGGCCAGGGCCTTGATGACGTCAGAGCCGCGGCGGATGCCACCGTCCACAATGATTTCCATGCGCCCGTCGACGGCCGCCACCATCTCCGGAAGTACGTCCATGGGGGAGGCCATGTGGTCCAGCTGGCGGCCACCGTGGTTGCTGGCCTGGATGGCGTCGAAGCCCATGCCTGCGGCAATGGCGGCATCCTTCGGGTTGACGCAGCCCTTGAGTATGATGGGGCCGTTCCAGCGGGCGCGGATTTCCGCCAGGTCGTTCCAGTCTGTGGGTTCGTAGGCGCCGGCCAGCAGCGTGCGCCACATGTCGGGGGTGCTGGTGAGCGGACCCGTCGGACTTCTGCGTCAAGGTTGGGGAAGGCAATGGCGTCGCTGGTGATGAAGCCCAGTGCCAGCGGGGGCGCAGAGCTCCTTCAAGCACGGTCTTGGGCTTGATGGACGGCGGTGCCGTGAAGCCGTTGCGGTAGTCGCGCTCGCGGTGTCCGATGTCGCGGCAGTCAATGTTGACGATGAGTGCCTCGTAGCCGGCGTTGGACACGCGGTCCAGGACTGCCTGGAGCAAGGCCGGATCATTGGTGGGCTCCATGTTGAACCAGCGGCGCAGCCCGGGGGTTGCCTCGGAAACGGCCTCCATGGTGGTGGTGCTCAGGTGTGCCAGGCCGTATGGAACGCCTGCGGCACGTGCTGCCCGGGCCGCGGCAATCTCGCCCTGCGGGTGGAAGAGGCGGGTGCCGCCGGTGGGGGAGAGCCAGAGCGGCATGGACGAGGGGCCGCCCAGGATGGTGGTTTTCAGGCTGAGGTTTTCCACGGAGCCCCACTTGGGCATGAAGGACCAGTCGTTGTAGGACTCGATGTTGCGGCGCATGGAGGCCTCGTCCTCGCCGCCGCCCTCGATGTAGTCAAGAATGCTCTTGGGCAGGGCCTTGGCCGCCAATTTCTGCATGTCCCCAACGCTGTAGCAGCGCCTGTTCAGGCGTTCGGCAGTTGATCTCGCCGGGCCTTGGACCGAAGCCAGTGCTGTGATGTCCTTGAATTTCATCTCTGATTCCTTTTGTTGCGCTGCAGCTTCCGGGTGGCCGGCTGCTACCGAGAGAATTAGTGTGTCCCGCCTCACTCAATGGTGACGTGGATCTCCTGTCTGCTATATGTGAAAATCTCCAACAGTTCGGATCGGCTGTGATAACGTCAAGCATGGACGTTATCACAGCGATTCCGAAAACTGTTGAGATTTTCACATATAGCAGACAGGAATCCACGTCACCATTGAGTAGGCGGACACACTAATTTCTCGGTAGCAGCCCCACCCAACTGCAGCGCAACAAAAGGAATCAAGATGAAATTCAAGGACATCACAGCACTGGCTTCGGTCCAAGCCCGGCGAGATCAACTGCCGAACGCCTGAACAGGCGCTGCTACAGCGTTGGGGACATGCAGAATTGGCGGCCAAGGCCCTGCCCAAGAGCATTCTTGACTACATCGAGGGCGGCGGCGAGGACGAGGCCTCCATGCGCCGCAACATCGAGTCCTACAACGACTGGTCCTTCATGCCCAAGTGGGGCTCCGTGGAAAACCTCAGCCTGAAAACCACCATCCTGGGCGGCCCCTCGTCCATGCCGCTCTGGCTCTCCCCCACCGGCGGCACCCGCCTCTTCCACCCGCAGGGCGAGATTGCCGCGGCCCGGGCAGCACGTGCCGCAGGCGTTCCATACGGCCTGGCACACCTGAGCACCACCACCATGGAGGCCGTTCCGAGGCAACCCCGGGCTGCGCCGCTGGTTCAACATGGAGCCCACCAATGATCCGGCCTTGCTCCAGGCAGTCCTGGACCGCGTGTCCAACGCCGGCTACGAGGCACTCATCGTCAACATTGACTGCCGCGACATCGGACACCGCGAGCGCGACTACCGCAACGGCTTCACGGCACCGCCGTCCATCAAGCCCAAGACCGTGCTTGAAGGAGCTCTGCGCCCCCGCTGGGCACTGGGCTTTCATCACCAGCGACGCCATTGCCTTCCCCAACCTTGACGCAGAAGTCCCGACGGGTCCGCTCACCAGCACCCCCGACATGTGGCGCACGCTGCTGGCCGGCGCCTACGAACCCACAGACTGGAACGACCTGGCGGAAATCCGCGCCCGCTGGAACGGCCCCATCATACTCAAGGGCTGCGTCAACCGAAGGATGCCGCCATTGCCGCAGGCATGGGCTTCGACGCCATCCAGGCCAGCAACCACGGTGGCCGCCAGCTGGACCACATGGCCTCCCCCATGGACGTACTTCCGGAGATGGTGGCGGCCGTCGACGGGCGCATGGAAATCATTGTGGACGGTGGCATCCGCCGCGGCTCTGACGTCATCAAGGCCCTGGCCCTGGGTGCCGATTCATGCGCCATTGGCCGCCCCTATTTGTACGGGCTCGCGGCCGCCGGCGAGGCAGGAGTTGCCCATGTACTTAAGCTGTTCAAGGCTGAAATGCACCGAACCATGGCCCTGCTGGGTGTCACCAGCGTGGCAGAGCTGAAGGAAGGCGGACGCGAGCTCATCCGCCACCGCAGAGAATTGTTTGTCCCCGGCCCCGCTGAATCAAACCAGGTTGCCGCCGCCCCGGAACCGGAATTGTCCCTGGCCGACATGGAACCCCCTGATGGGCACGCCAATCGCAGTCCGCAAGGCAGCCGCCGTCGTACTTTCCTCAGCCCTGCTGCTCTCCCTGACAGCGTGTGGAAGTTCGACGGCCAGCGACGGCATCGCGGAACTGGGCACAGACATTCCCGCCATGGCATTCAATGAAGCCGCCGCGGCGCAACTGCCGGATTCCATCAAGGCAGCCAAAGTGCTCACGGTGGCCATCCCCACCAACGAACCGCCCACCCAGTTTTACAAGGAGGGCACCCGTGAGATGACGGGCAGCAACCCGGACATCGCCCGGCTGATCGGCCAGGCCCTGGGGGTAAAGGTTGACATCAAGGTCACCAACTTTGATTCGATCATTCCCGGCATGGCAGCCGGCCGCTATGACATGACGGTTGCCTCGATGACACCCACCGAAAACAGGATGAAGGTTCTGGACTTTGTGGATTATCTGCAGATGGGCAACTCGATTGCTGTGCCCGTTGGCAACCCAGGGGCCATCACGGAGGAAGCAGCCCTGTGCGGAAGAAGGTGGGGCTGTTGATCGGCTCCTACCAGCTCACCGCCAACGTGCCTGCCGCCAACGAGAAATGCCTGGCGGAGGGCAAGGAGCCAATTCAGGACAGCGAATTCCAAGACACCCGGCAGGCCATTTCCGCCCTGACAAGCGGCCGCCTGGACGCGGTGCTGGCCGACTCCCCCATCCTGGACTTTGCGCCAAGGCCAACCCGGCCATCGAGATTTCCTCCCAATACGACTTCACCCCGGTCGGGGTTGGCCTGCCCATCGAGTCCGGTTGGTCAAGGCGGTCTCCACCGCCATGGTGGACATCGTCAAAAGCGATTCCTACCAGTTAGTTCTGAAGAAGTACGGCCTGGATGGCAGTGCCATCGCCGATCCCCGCGTCAATTTCGCCCAATAGATTCCACCCCATAGGAGGTGAACACCATGCAGCAACAACCAACGCTTTCATCCACTGATTCGCACCACGTTCCCCCAGCAGCAACGGGTGGTTCTGTCCGCGTGGTGCCCCTGCGCCACCCATCCGCAACGCCCTCGCCATTGTCCTGATCCTCGTTGCCGCGAGCGCGGCCCTGGATGTATCCACC includes:
- a CDS encoding alpha-hydroxy-acid oxidizing protein, translated to MAAKALPKSILDYIEGGGEDEASMRRNIESYNDWSFMPKWGSVENLSLKTTILGGPSSMPLWLSPTGGTRLFHPQGEIAAARAARAAGVPYGLAHLSTTTMEAVPRQPRAAPLVQHGAHQ
- a CDS encoding amino acid ABC transporter permease, with translation MVPLRHPIRNALAIVLILVAASAALDVSTNERYHWDVVVSYLFSPEIMSGAGLTLMLTVVSMTVGILLGTVLAIMRLSSNPILRTLSRAYIWFFRGTPLLVQLIFWYNVAALYPVIALGLPFGGPSVVIGSANVLISPLGAALLGLALNEAAYMAEIIRSGISSVDKGQYDAARALGMNRSKLMLRVVLPQAMRVVLPPTGNQVISMLKGTSLVSVLAISDLLYSAQIIYSFNYQTIPLLIVASLWYLLMTTVLSYFQNKLERRYGRGFDTATRLVRRPKRRKAS
- a CDS encoding ABC transporter substrate-binding protein — protein: MGTPIAVRKAAAVVLSSALLLSLTACGSSTASDGIAELGTDIPAMAFNEAAAAQLPDSIKAAKVLTVAIPTNEPPTQFYKEGTREMTGSNPDIARLIGQALGVKVDIKVTNFDSIIPGMAAGRYDMTVASMTPTENRMKVLDFVDYLQMGNSIAVPVGNPGAITEEAALCGKKVGLLIGSYQLTANVPAANEKCLAEGKEPIQDSEFQDTRQAISALTSGRLDAVLADSPILDFAAKANPAIEISSQYDFTPVGVGLPIESGLVKAVSTAMVDIVKSDSYQLVLKKYGLDGSAIADPRVNFAQ
- a CDS encoding alpha-hydroxy-acid oxidizing protein, with the translated sequence MAHAAGRRLRTHRLERPGGNPRPLERPHHTQGLRQPKDAAIAAGMGFDAIQASNHGGRQLDHMASPMDVLPEMVAAVDGRMEIIVDGGIRRGSDVIKALALGADSCAIGRPYLYGLAAAGEAGVAHVLKLFKAEMHRTMALLGVTSVAELKEGGRELIRHRRELFVPGPAESNQVAAAPEPELSLADMEPPDGHANRSPQGSRRRTFLSPAALPDSVWKFDGQRRHRGTGHRHSRHGIQ
- a CDS encoding ferritin-like fold-containing protein; protein product: MSISASDADDSVSAGELSARYDNFVVDLLGSIAYGELSAFERLATDARHSPSLADRAVLGKMAVAEYGHYESMCARLNAMGMDPELAMAPYQRMVDAFHERTRPADWHESLMKAYVVETITEEFYAAIAEHLDEPTREAIAQVRTSDEQIEVLTSLLRTMLAEDPRLSSRLALWGRRMVGRP
- a CDS encoding alpha-hydroxy-acid oxidizing protein; the encoded protein is MEPTNDPALLQAVLDRVSNAGYEALIVNIDCRDIGHRERDYRNGFTAPPSIKPKTVLEGALRPRWALGFHHQRRHCLPQP
- a CDS encoding transporter substrate-binding domain-containing protein, whose translation is MAFNEAAAAQLPDSIKAAKVLTVAIPTNEPPTQFYKEGTREMTGSNPDIARLIGQALGVKVDIKVTNFDSIIPGMAAGRYDMTVASMTPTENRMKVLDFVDYLQMGNSIAVPVGNPGAITEEAALCGRRWGC
- a CDS encoding RidA family protein, whose amino-acid sequence is MENLAAVLAAHGLDFSHVVKATVHLQDPARDFAGFNAAYEEFVQAPYPARTTVGSFLGDFLVEIDAVAVIPA
- a CDS encoding amino acid ABC transporter ATP-binding protein, which encodes MSTAMVEAQGVRKNFAAIEILKGIDLKIEQGTVTCLIGPSGSGKTTFLRCINHLEKIDAGRLYVDQQLVGYTERNGRLYEKKESQTAKSRLTAGMVFQRFNLFPHMTVMENIIEAPVHVLGRPKKEVITEAQVLLDRVGLGDRGHSYPQDLSGGQQQRIAIARALAMKPKLMLFDEPTSALDPENVGEVLEVMKDLAAEGMTMVVVTHELAFARQVADQVIFMDMGVVVESGPPEEVLGSPKHARTKAFLSKVL
- a CDS encoding alpha-hydroxy-acid oxidizing protein, producing MWRTLLAGAYEPTDWNDLAEIRARWNGPIILKGCVNPKDAAIAAGMGFDAIQASNHGGRQLDHMASPMDVLPEMVAAVDGRMEIIVDGGIRRGSDVIKALALGADSCAIGRPYLYGLAAAGEAGVAHVLKLFKAEMHRTMALLGVTSVAELKEGGRELIRHRRELFVPGPAESNQVAAAPEPELSLADMGTP
- a CDS encoding RNB domain-containing ribonuclease yields the protein MPYSHIGVRSSAAEQSLAQALAALSEEFKLPGEFSPDVLAEVDRVIAAHQLPAPDLTALPFITIDPPTSQDLDQAMYLERNDDGYIVHYAIADVPSFVPAGGPLDAETRRRGQTIYTPGQRIPLHPAPMSEGAASLFANDPRSAYVWQIHLAADGSQTTATVRRATVKSVAKLGYEQAQEMYDAGTAPAAFADTLALLAEIGTKRIALERARGGASLNVPGQEVEFVDGRYVLSFRPNLPIEEWNAQISLLTGMAAATIMIEGKVGILRTMPTPDEESIATYRLQTVALGTPWTKDIAYGEYLRSLNTEDPKQLALMHAAASLFRGAGYTPFNGTVPQEIMQAAVAAPYAHTTAPLRRLVDRFVLSLCAALCAQEEVPVWAVEALAELPEIMSASNQLASKVDKAAIDTVEAALLSHQVGGEFDAVVLAGPRSNGHNSKSATARSSIQISVPAVTAYCEGDLTPGTVVRVRLTAVDIAKRSVTFVPSAQS
- a CDS encoding AAA family ATPase; protein product: MSLLIVVRGNSGSGKSSVARALQQELSGVWIEQDYFRRTVLGESGNYSALTVELIEQSAALALNHGRSVIADGMFNASKYSGSFRRLQENHAGASHFYAYDLTLEETLRRHATRAHKQADFGEKAMRGWYHGWDPLTGIEERPITAEESLAETVARILNDVRNGSR